A window of Deltaproteobacteria bacterium genomic DNA:
CAAGGCGCAAGCCGCAAAGCACAAAAAAGAAAAATAGCCAGAATTTCGTGTCTTCGTGCTTTCGTGATAGTCTTCTTGTTTTTGGTTCCGGTTTATTCGGGTTAGGAGGTTTATATGGATACAGCCTTGTTGAACATTGGTTTTGGAAACACTGTGGTTACCGGCCGTATCATCGCTATCGTTACGCCTGGCTCTGCACCCATGAAGCGTCTTAAGGAAGATGCAAAAGAGGAAAAACGCTTGATTGATGCCACACATGGCCGGCGCACCCGTTCGATCATCGTTACAGATAGCAACCACGTAATCCTTTCGGGTATTCAGGCAGAAACGATTTCTCAGCGTTTTGAGGCCGGCTTTGAATTCAAGGAGGAGAAGAAAAAGGCCGCAGAGCCGAAGTGAACTGCGTCTCGGTGTCTAAGAGATAATGGAGAAAATGATCGCCGCAGAGCACGCAGAGTTTGACTATGTTTTTGTTTTCCGTTGAGAGGACGGAAAACAAAAAACAAACTGCTTGAGAATACCGCTTGAAATATGCCCCCAGGTTTTGGAATTATCGCCTCTCACGACAGTTCCAAAAGACAGACTTATTTGCGAACTTTGCGTCTCTGCGGTGTAAGATTACGTAATAGGATGGCCAAAAAAGGACGTTTATTCATTATTTCCGGGCCTTCCGGGGCCGGAAAATCGACTGTCATAAAAGCGATCTTAGAAAAGAAACGAGATCTCCGATATTCCATATCTTGTACTACCCGTCCTCCTCGCGGCAACGAACAAGATGGTGTGGACTACTACTTCATCACCAAAGCCGCCTTTGAAAAGAAAATCGATGGTGGGCAATTGGCTGAATGGGCAGAAGTGCACGGCCACCTGTATGGAACTTCAGCCACATACATTGAGGAGACGTTAGACGATGGGCAGGACGTGTTGCTGGATATTGACGTTGAGGGGGCAAAGAAACTGTTTGTCAAGTATCCTGAAGCTGTTTCAATCTTCATAGCGCCGCCAACTATGAAAAAACTCGAAGAACGCCTGGCTGAACGTGACACGGATTCGCCTAAGGCAGTGGAGCGGCGTTTGAAAAACGCAGAGGCGGAGATGGCCCAGGTCCATCGTTACGACTATATCCTTGTAAATGAGGAACTGGTCCAAACTGTTTCAAGGTTAGAGGCGATTATCGGAAAAGCATGTTTCAATGGATGATCTTCTTTATGGAATCCACCCTCTTTGTGAGGCGTTTGCGGCCGGGCGGCGGGAGATTAGGAATCTCTATGTATCTAAGCGCCGCGGAATTAAAGGCATCAAGACCATCCTGGAACGGGCTCGGATCAAGGGGATACCTGTCCAGCACAAGCCACCGGACTTTTTTCAATCCCGCTTCGGCGACTTAGTGCACCAGGGAGTTGCGGCACAGGTTGGGGACTTACCTTTGACAAATGAGAATGCAATTCTCAAAAAGGCTGAAAGGGATGCCGCACTACCCCTGATTCTAACCCTTGATGGCATTGTGGACCCGCAAAACCTTGGCTCTATTGTCAGGACCGCTTTGTCCATGGGGGTCCATGGTATCATCCTTTCCAAGGCCCGTTCTGCCCCTTTGTCTCCTACGGTTTCAAAGGCGTCTGCCGGTGCTATGGAACATATGTTGTTCTCACGTGTTCCAAATCTGGTCAGCGCCTTACAACGGCTGAAGAAAGCAGGGCTTTGGGTCGTAGGCGCCCATGCCGCCTCAAAACAACCAGTGGACCAGTTTGATTTCAATGTCGGTTTGGTCCTTGTCATTGGAGGGGAAGGCAAGGGGATACGTCCCCTGGTTCGGAAGACATGTGACTGTTTGGTGGCTATTCCCCAAGAGACGGAGGTGGACTCTCTTAACGCTGCAGTGGCCGGGGCTATTGTTATGTACGAGGTTAGGAGGCAGAGGAGAAGTGGGGGAAATGCCTAAAATAACCTATTAGGCATTTTAGTTCATTTTAGACAATTTAGGCATTTCTTATATGGACACATATCCCAAGACATACGACGTGATCGTGGTGGGAGCGGGCCATGCGGGGTGTGAGGCTGCTCTGGCTTCGGCCCGTTTGGGACACCCGACCCTTGTCCTTACTATTAACGTGGACCACATCGGAGAGATGTCATGCAATCCGGCCGTTGGAGGTTTAGCCAAGGGACACCTGGTTCGCGAGATCGATGCGCTGGGAGGGGAGATAGCCAAGAATACCGACGCCACAGGTATCCAGTTTCGTCGCTTAAATACGAAGAAGGGGCCGGCGGTACAGTCATCCAGGGCCCAGGCGGACAAAGAAGAGTACCGCCTCAGCATGAAGCGTGTTTTGGAAAAACAGGAAAACCTGGATGTAAAACAGGGGTTAGTTGATGCCCTGATCGTAGATGACGGCACGGTTAAAGGGATCATAACCAGTATACAGGAAAAGTTTCTTGGCAAGGCCGTTATTTTGACTACAGGCACATTCCTGAAAGGCTTGGTCCACATTGGACTGAAGCACTTTCCCGCAGGACGTATGGGAGACCCAGCCTCAAACAAGCTTTCCGATCATTTAAAGGCATTGGGCTTAAGGGTGGGC
This region includes:
- a CDS encoding DUF370 domain-containing protein, giving the protein MDTALLNIGFGNTVVTGRIIAIVTPGSAPMKRLKEDAKEEKRLIDATHGRRTRSIIVTDSNHVILSGIQAETISQRFEAGFEFKEEKKKAAEPK
- the gmk gene encoding guanylate kinase, coding for MAKKGRLFIISGPSGAGKSTVIKAILEKKRDLRYSISCTTRPPRGNEQDGVDYYFITKAAFEKKIDGGQLAEWAEVHGHLYGTSATYIEETLDDGQDVLLDIDVEGAKKLFVKYPEAVSIFIAPPTMKKLEERLAERDTDSPKAVERRLKNAEAEMAQVHRYDYILVNEELVQTVSRLEAIIGKACFNG
- the rlmB gene encoding 23S rRNA (guanosine(2251)-2'-O)-methyltransferase RlmB; the protein is MDDLLYGIHPLCEAFAAGRREIRNLYVSKRRGIKGIKTILERARIKGIPVQHKPPDFFQSRFGDLVHQGVAAQVGDLPLTNENAILKKAERDAALPLILTLDGIVDPQNLGSIVRTALSMGVHGIILSKARSAPLSPTVSKASAGAMEHMLFSRVPNLVSALQRLKKAGLWVVGAHAASKQPVDQFDFNVGLVLVIGGEGKGIRPLVRKTCDCLVAIPQETEVDSLNAAVAGAIVMYEVRRQRRSGGNA